A region of Salvelinus alpinus chromosome 6, SLU_Salpinus.1, whole genome shotgun sequence DNA encodes the following proteins:
- the lrrc10 gene encoding leucine-rich repeat-containing protein 10 translates to MMGNVIRGAVAFIPSERCQRFLVGDLKEMPLDRTLDLSKLQLRRLPVAACLFNELVKLYLSGNNLSTLPADLQGLRKLQLLALDFNCFEELPAAVCQLPQLNILYLGNNQLWCLPRELGELKELNTLWLETNCFTEFPSVVCDLPNLKTLHLGYNQISKLPMELGGLEELRSIWLAGNQLCEFPPVLLAMHLLAVIDVDRNKIRRFPGLSHLQGLKLVIYDHNPCVNAPVVGEGVRRVGRWADSSDDEEDGEDGSKVCETPTEVKELASEGQLDSLLEKGCGSI, encoded by the coding sequence ATGATGGGGAACGTCATACGTGGCGCTGTGGCCTTCATCCCCTCCGAGCGCTGCCAGCGTTTCCTGGTGGGCGACCTGAAGGAGATGCCTCTCGATCGGACACTAGACCTGAGCAAACTGCAGCTGCGTCGTCTTCCTGTGGCTGCCTGCCTGTTCAATGAGCTGGTCAAGCTCTACCTAAGTGGCAACAACCTGAGCACCCTACCTGCAGACTTGCAGGGCCTGAGGAAGTTGCAGCTCTTAGCTCTTGACTTCAACTGTTTCGAGGAGCTGCCTGCGGCTGTGTGTCAGCTACCTCAGCTTAACATCCTGTATCTGGGCAACAACCAGCTCTGGTGCCTCCCCCGGGAGCTGGGCGAGCTGAAAGAACTTAATACCCTGTGGTTGGAGACTAACTGTTTCACTGAGTTCCCCAGTGTGGTCTGCGACCTCCCCAACCTCAAGACGCTCCATCTGGGGTACAACCAGATAAGCAAACTGCCCATGGAGCTCGGTGGGTTAGAGGAGCTTAGGAGTATCTGGCTAGCCGGGAACCAGCTGTGTGAGTTCCCGCCAGTGTTGCTCGCCATGCACCTTCTGGCCGTGATCGATGTGGACCGCAACAAAATCCGCCGCTTTCCTGGTCTGTCCCACTTGCAGGGGTTGAAACTGGTAATCTACGACCACAACCCCTGTGTGAACGCACCTGTGGTCGGGGAGGGGGTCAGAAGGGTTGGACGCTGGGCAGACAGCTCGGATGATGAAGAGGATGGTGAGGATGGGTCGAAAGTGTGTGAGACTCCGACTGAGGTGAAGGAACTTGCCTCGGAGGGACAACTGGACTCACTACTTGAAAAGGGTTGTGGAAGCATCTGA